The region ACACCTTTATGCAGCGCATTCCACGCAGTCATTATGTGTTGGTGGTCGGCCCCATTCCTTATCTGTTCTATTTGCATCAGATGCGGCTGCTGGATCTGGCGCTGCTGGTGTTTATCGGCATGTCGCTGGCGTTGCCGGTATTTTTATGGATGCGCCCGCACTGGCAGGATTTGCTCAAGCTGGAGAATGCCGCTCAGCGCCTTGGTGCCGGGCATCTGGATGAGCGCACCCATTTCGATCCGACCTCCAGCCTGAACCGTCTGGGGGTGGCATTCAACCAAATGGCGGACAACGTCAATACCCTGATTGCCAGTAAAAAGCAGCTGATAGACGGTATCGCCCATGAATTGCGTACTCCTCTGGTGCGGCTGCGCTACCGGCTGGCAATGAGCGATAACCTTTCCGATAGCGAACAACAGGCGCTAAACCGCGATATCGGTCAGTTGGAATCGCTGATAGACGAACTGCTGACTTACGCGCGGCTGGATCGTCCGCAGGTGGCGCTGAACATAGAGCCGCTCGATCTGCCCAAGTGGCTGGAAGATAAAGTAGAGGATATGCGCCTGATCCACCCCGAACGCGAAATCCAGTTGGACATTCCGCATGTCGGGGATTTTGGCGGCGTCGATTTACGGCTGATGGAGCGGGTGCTGGATAATCTGGTGAACAATGCCTTGCGCTACAGCGAACAGCGGCTGCGTGTTGGCCTGTGGTTTGACGGCGACGGAGCCTGCCTGCAGGTAGAAGACGACGGCCCCGGCATTCCGCCGGAAGAGCGCGAACGCGTGTTCGAACCTTTCGTGCGTCTCGATCCCAGCCGCGATCGCGCCACCGGCGGCTGTGGGCTGGGTCTGGCGATTGTTCATTCTATCGCCGTCGCTTATCAGGGCCAGGTTTATGTAGACGCCAGCTCACTCGGCGGAGCCAGCTTCCGTTTCTGCTGGCCAGTGAAACCCACTTTCAATTTAAAAGCAGACCCGGTGTAACCTCCATCAGCTCAAGTGACGAAACGATCTGGTTATCCGGCTCACAATAACAGGAAGACAAACCATGACATCTGCACATTCGCCTTCATCCGCCTACCACGAACTGCGCGCCATTTTCACCCGGCTGTCGCGCTTCGGCCACCTTTCCGCCATTGCCGGCTGGGATATGCAGACCATGATGCCGCCGGGCGGAAACAAAGCGCGCTCGGAAGCCTTGGCCGAACTGAGCGTGCTGCAACACCAGATTTTAACGGCGGAAAAAACCGGCCATCTGTTTGAACGTGCGCAGCAGGAAACGCTCGATGGCTTTGATCAGGCCAATTTGCTGGAAATGCGCCGCCAATACGACAACGCCGTACTGGTGCCGGAATCGCTGGTTGAAGCCAAATCGCTGGCCGGTGCGCGTTGCGAACACGCGTGGCGCTCCCAACGTCCCGCCAACGACTGGGAAGGATTTTCGGAAAACCTGCGTGAAGTGGTCAAACTGACCCGTCAGGAAGCACAGATCCGTGCTGAAGCGGCAGGTTCCAACCGGTACGACGCCCTGCTCAACCTGTATGAACCAGGCATGCGCGGCAGCGATATCGACCGTATTTTTGGCGACCTGAAAACCTGGCTGCCCGACCTGCTGCAAAAAGTGGTAGCCAAACAGGCTCAGGAGCCTTGCCTCGTTCCCGAGGGCCCGTTCAAGGTCGATGCCCAGCGCCAACTGGGTTTGAGCGTGATGAAACTGCTCGGTTTCAACTTCGATGGCGGCCGTGTCGACGTCAGCGCTCACCCATTCTGCGGCGGCGTGCCGGAAGATGTGCGTATCACCACCCGCTACAACGAGAAAGAATTTCATACCGCATTGCTCGGCATTATCCACGAAACCGGCCATGCGCGTTACGAGCAGAACCTGCCGCGCGACTGGCTGGGCCAACCTGTGGCGCAGGCGCGTTCTACCGCGATCCACGAATCGCAAAGCCTGCTGTTTGAAATGCAGTTGGCGCGTGGCAGCGATTTCCTGAAAATTCTGCGCCCGTTGATTATCAAGCAGTTCGGTGAACAGCCGGCACTGGAAGAAAGCAACTTCATCCGCCTGAATCAACGCGTCAAACCAGGTCTGATCCGCGTGGATGCGGACGAAGTGAGTTACCCGGCGCATGTGATTCTGCGCTATGAAATAGAGAAAGCCCTGGTCGAAGGCAATATCGAAGTGGAAGACATCCCTGCGCTGTGGAACGAAAAAATGCGCGATTATCTCGGCCTGGACACCGTCGGTAACTACCGCAACGGCTGTATGCAGGATATTCATTGGACCGACGGCGCTTTCGGCTATTTCCCGACTTACACGCTCGGCGCGATGTATGCCGCGCAACTGTTCCACAGCGTACGTGAAGCTCTGCCCTCGCTGAGCAGCGACATCGCCGAAGGTAACCTGAACCCGCTGTTCCACTGGCTGAAACAGAATATCTGGCATCACGGCAGCCGCTTCTCTACCGATGCGCTGATCGCCAACGCGACCGGCGAAGCGTTAAACCCGCGTTATTTCCGTCAGCATCTGGAAAATCGCTACCTGTAACGTCCCCCAGGCACGGGTATGCCCGTGCCTTTCTCTCCTGCCAGGCCGAGGCTCCTCCATAAAGCACTTCCTTCACTGACGACACCTTTGTCGCAGAGTACCGGTTGGTTACTCCCTCTATGTATGTTGTAACTAAAACTAGCCGAGAGACCAGCGTAGCGCTACGGTGACCGG is a window of Serratia plymuthica DNA encoding:
- the rstB gene encoding two-component system sensor histidine kinase RstB — translated: MRKLFVQFFLLLFVCFLVMAMLVGLVYKVTAERAGRQSMDDLMKSSLYLMRSELREIPLKDWNKTIATLDLNLSFKLHIEPLGKQDLSEDLKRRLRLGEIIALDDQYTFMQRIPRSHYVLVVGPIPYLFYLHQMRLLDLALLVFIGMSLALPVFLWMRPHWQDLLKLENAAQRLGAGHLDERTHFDPTSSLNRLGVAFNQMADNVNTLIASKKQLIDGIAHELRTPLVRLRYRLAMSDNLSDSEQQALNRDIGQLESLIDELLTYARLDRPQVALNIEPLDLPKWLEDKVEDMRLIHPEREIQLDIPHVGDFGGVDLRLMERVLDNLVNNALRYSEQRLRVGLWFDGDGACLQVEDDGPGIPPEERERVFEPFVRLDPSRDRATGGCGLGLAIVHSIAVAYQGQVYVDASSLGGASFRFCWPVKPTFNLKADPV
- a CDS encoding carboxypeptidase M32, with the protein product MTSAHSPSSAYHELRAIFTRLSRFGHLSAIAGWDMQTMMPPGGNKARSEALAELSVLQHQILTAEKTGHLFERAQQETLDGFDQANLLEMRRQYDNAVLVPESLVEAKSLAGARCEHAWRSQRPANDWEGFSENLREVVKLTRQEAQIRAEAAGSNRYDALLNLYEPGMRGSDIDRIFGDLKTWLPDLLQKVVAKQAQEPCLVPEGPFKVDAQRQLGLSVMKLLGFNFDGGRVDVSAHPFCGGVPEDVRITTRYNEKEFHTALLGIIHETGHARYEQNLPRDWLGQPVAQARSTAIHESQSLLFEMQLARGSDFLKILRPLIIKQFGEQPALEESNFIRLNQRVKPGLIRVDADEVSYPAHVILRYEIEKALVEGNIEVEDIPALWNEKMRDYLGLDTVGNYRNGCMQDIHWTDGAFGYFPTYTLGAMYAAQLFHSVREALPSLSSDIAEGNLNPLFHWLKQNIWHHGSRFSTDALIANATGEALNPRYFRQHLENRYL